A window of the bacterium genome harbors these coding sequences:
- a CDS encoding 4Fe-4S binding protein, translating to MYLPKIREIKEALTSFFSKPYTTRFPADGFKPEEEFRGFPRYHSNDCVGCGTCAQVCPAGAITVTDYLHNKIRTLQINYASCIHCGQCEEHCITEKGVILSTEYSFSTMDINDPNILEKVEKEILLCEVCGSIIAPMDQIKWIRQRLGAKAYAHPNFLLNIQREFFELEPSEAKSRIRREDQIKEVCPKCRHKIVVEDEFYAFNR from the coding sequence ATGTATCTTCCCAAAATACGAGAAATAAAAGAGGCGTTAACATCCTTCTTTTCGAAACCATATACTACCAGATTCCCGGCTGATGGATTCAAACCCGAGGAAGAATTCAGAGGTTTTCCAAGATATCATAGCAATGACTGCGTCGGTTGCGGAACCTGCGCACAGGTTTGTCCTGCCGGGGCAATTACAGTAACAGATTATTTGCATAATAAAATAAGGACGCTGCAAATTAACTATGCATCATGCATTCATTGCGGACAGTGCGAGGAACACTGCATCACCGAGAAAGGAGTAATTCTCAGTACCGAATACTCATTTTCCACAATGGATATTAACGATCCGAACATTCTTGAAAAAGTTGAAAAGGAAATTCTTCTTTGTGAAGTTTGTGGTTCTATCATCGCACCTATGGATCAGATCAAATGGATAAGACAGAGACTTGGAGCAAAAGCTTATGCGCATCCAAACTTTTTACTGAATATACAGAGAGAGTTTTTTGAACTTGAACCGTCAGAAGCAAAGTCAAGAATAAGAAGGGAAGACCAGATAAAAGAAGTTTGTCCGAAATGCCGTCATAAAATTGTTGTTGAAGATGAATTTTACGCATTTAACAGATGA
- the hypF gene encoding carbamoyltransferase HypF, with protein MAAKPNKKVKQRFKILIQGAVQGVGFRPFIYKLADELNLKGIISNTVKGVNIDIEGDESLLNEFVRRIKTNKPKLSHITNFEISKLEVKGFSDFKIINSDSRGDPEAIILPDIAVCDECLAEMFDSNNRRFLYPFINCTNCGPRFSIIESLPYDRPNTSMKKFEMCDECKEEYENPLDRRFHAQPIACPKCGPQVQLLNQNWNLICEKEDAISEAVQKIKEVKIIALKGLGGFQLIVSAGNDIAVKRLRERKHRDEKPFAVMFPSIEMIKDYCFVSEVEENLLLSPESPITLLKKISSIRNPASPKGASNIQNQAPSISEFIAPNNPNLGVMLPYTPLHHLIMKELGQPVIATSGNISEEPMCIDENEAIEKLSGIADYFLIHNRPIIRPIDDSVVRIVKDESIILRRARGYSPLPISIRNAIEENFVCVGGHLKNTVSVKKGKEIFVSQHIGDLENTEAEKYFRNTISDLKEMYKVNPSYFVYDLHPDYSSTKYCTTQKVRTIPVQHHIAHVAACFEENRLENKCFAVCWDGTGYGFDSTIWGGEFFTYSAEDFNRVAHFRQFRIPGGDAAVKDTRRSLSGILYEIFGNDIPFAKLNLAVPENDLGLFTQMLNKDLNCFKTTSVGRIFDAVSSLLNICRKSSYEGQAAMMLEFAADQKISTHYNFNLTEKSTLIIDWQPMFEQMFNDIAKEVKASTISAKFHNTLVEIIMALSGRIGLKDVVLTGGCFQNVFLLERTIERLIEEGFNPHWNKSVPTNDGGISFGQAVIANHILNRDNKTKIIQTETMRV; from the coding sequence AGGAATTATCTCAAACACAGTAAAAGGCGTGAACATAGATATTGAAGGCGATGAGTCGCTACTAAACGAATTCGTTAGACGAATCAAAACGAACAAACCAAAACTTTCTCATATTACCAATTTTGAGATAAGCAAACTTGAAGTAAAAGGATTCAGTGATTTTAAAATTATTAATAGTGATTCACGAGGAGATCCTGAAGCGATAATTTTACCTGATATTGCAGTTTGTGACGAATGCTTGGCTGAAATGTTTGATTCGAATAACCGGAGATTTCTCTACCCTTTTATAAACTGTACTAACTGCGGTCCGCGTTTTTCAATTATTGAATCTCTCCCCTACGACCGACCGAATACTTCAATGAAAAAATTTGAGATGTGTGATGAATGTAAAGAAGAGTATGAAAATCCTCTGGACAGACGATTTCATGCTCAGCCAATTGCATGTCCCAAATGCGGCCCGCAAGTTCAACTTTTAAATCAAAATTGGAATTTGATTTGTGAAAAAGAAGATGCAATATCTGAAGCTGTTCAAAAAATAAAAGAAGTAAAAATTATAGCTTTAAAAGGTCTTGGCGGCTTTCAGTTAATTGTTAGTGCAGGAAATGATATTGCTGTTAAAAGACTTCGTGAAAGAAAGCACCGTGATGAAAAACCATTTGCTGTTATGTTTCCATCAATTGAAATGATTAAAGATTACTGCTTCGTCTCCGAAGTTGAGGAGAATCTATTGTTATCTCCAGAATCACCGATTACTCTTCTAAAGAAAATATCCAGCATCCGGAATCCTGCATCCCCCAAGGGGGCAAGCAATATCCAGAATCAAGCACCCAGCATCTCAGAATTCATTGCTCCTAATAATCCAAATCTTGGAGTAATGCTTCCATACACCCCGCTCCATCATTTGATTATGAAAGAACTTGGTCAACCGGTTATTGCTACAAGCGGAAATATTTCCGAAGAGCCTATGTGTATTGATGAGAATGAAGCGATTGAAAAATTATCCGGTATTGCTGATTATTTTCTGATTCATAACAGACCAATCATCAGACCTATCGATGATTCAGTTGTTAGAATCGTCAAAGATGAATCGATCATCTTGAGAAGAGCTCGCGGATATTCACCACTACCGATTTCAATCAGAAACGCAATAGAAGAAAACTTCGTTTGCGTTGGCGGTCATCTTAAAAATACTGTGTCCGTAAAAAAAGGAAAAGAAATATTTGTAAGTCAGCATATTGGTGATCTTGAGAATACAGAGGCAGAAAAATATTTTCGTAATACAATATCCGATCTTAAAGAAATGTACAAAGTCAATCCCTCGTATTTTGTTTATGATCTACATCCTGATTATTCATCAACAAAGTATTGTACAACTCAGAAAGTAAGGACAATTCCTGTTCAGCATCATATCGCTCATGTTGCAGCTTGCTTTGAAGAAAATAGACTCGAAAATAAATGCTTCGCTGTATGCTGGGATGGTACCGGTTACGGATTTGATTCCACTATCTGGGGTGGTGAATTTTTTACTTACAGTGCTGAAGACTTTAATCGCGTAGCACATTTCAGGCAATTCAGAATACCTGGCGGTGATGCTGCAGTCAAAGATACAAGACGATCATTGAGCGGAATTCTGTATGAAATTTTCGGCAATGATATTCCATTTGCAAAACTGAATTTGGCTGTTCCTGAAAACGACTTAGGTTTATTTACTCAAATGCTTAATAAAGATTTGAACTGCTTTAAAACAACAAGTGTTGGCCGGATATTCGATGCGGTTTCTTCCCTGCTTAATATTTGCAGAAAATCTTCATACGAGGGACAAGCTGCAATGATGCTGGAGTTTGCAGCCGATCAGAAAATATCCACTCATTATAATTTTAATCTGACAGAAAAATCAACCTTAATAATTGACTGGCAGCCAATGTTTGAGCAAATGTTCAATGACATTGCCAAGGAAGTAAAAGCTTCTACGATCTCAGCAAAGTTTCATAACACCCTTGTTGAGATCATCATGGCTTTGTCAGGAAGAATTGGACTAAAAGATGTTGTGCTTACCGGCGGCTGCTTTCAGAATGTATTTTTACTTGAAAGAACTATTGAAAGGCTTATTGAAGAAGGATTCAATCCACATTGGAATAAATCAGTTCCAACAAACGACGGAGGGATTTCATTTGGACAGGCAGTAATTGCCAATCACATTCTGAACAGAGATAATAAAACAAAGATTATCCAAACTGAAACAATGAGAGTCTAA
- a CDS encoding NADH/ubiquinone/plastoquinone (complex I), translating into MILPYYIIIPLLAAFLITLIAGKKDNWAVILSVISVTAMLILSVYSFITMNKQVVTYEMSAWPIPYGIVLVQDALTSFVLVMVSIISFTSLIFSVQYIRHLSMDWRYYALFMLLVTGMNGVIATGDLFNLFVFMEIALFSAFALVAYGSRAEEFEASFKYAVMGSVSSTLILAGIAVLYSATSNLNMAKIAELIPAVDSKVIFWVGALFIAGFGLKAAAMPFHAWLPDAHSSAPAPISSMLSGVLIKALGIYVLIRIFYNVFNAPEIFMKIFLVLGTISIIIGVFLAIGQWDMKRLLAYHSISQIGYILLGMGIATPLGILGAVFHLFNHAIFKSLLFYNAGSVEMALGTRDLRKMGNLMKILPTTSQTSLIASLSISGIPPFNGFFSKLIIIIAALQAGLPWYAIFAIVGSLLTLASFMKVQRYGFKGDTVVEAVENKIGWRMNSAMITLAVLCIVTSLMIVPGIKEVTLDPVVKVITDKTEYIQLVLGGMHGN; encoded by the coding sequence ATGATACTTCCTTACTATATAATAATCCCCCTCCTTGCAGCATTTTTAATTACTCTAATTGCCGGGAAAAAAGATAACTGGGCAGTGATACTAAGTGTTATTTCTGTAACTGCTATGTTAATACTTTCGGTTTATTCATTTATAACAATGAATAAGCAGGTGGTTACCTATGAAATGAGTGCCTGGCCTATTCCATATGGAATAGTTTTAGTACAAGATGCACTTACATCATTTGTTCTGGTTATGGTAAGCATTATCTCATTCACATCACTCATTTTCTCCGTTCAATATATCCGGCATCTTTCCATGGACTGGAGATATTATGCCTTATTCATGCTGCTTGTTACAGGGATGAATGGTGTAATTGCAACGGGTGATCTTTTTAATCTTTTTGTTTTTATGGAGATTGCTCTTTTCTCTGCTTTCGCGCTCGTAGCCTATGGAAGCAGAGCAGAGGAGTTTGAAGCATCATTTAAATATGCTGTAATGGGTTCCGTTTCATCGACGTTAATTCTTGCGGGAATAGCAGTTCTTTACAGCGCCACATCCAATCTTAACATGGCAAAGATTGCTGAATTAATTCCGGCAGTAGATTCTAAAGTTATTTTTTGGGTTGGTGCATTATTCATTGCAGGATTTGGATTGAAGGCCGCAGCTATGCCTTTTCATGCATGGCTTCCCGATGCTCACTCTTCTGCACCGGCACCAATTTCATCAATGCTTTCTGGAGTATTGATCAAGGCGCTTGGAATTTATGTGCTCATCAGAATTTTCTATAATGTCTTTAACGCTCCAGAAATATTCATGAAAATCTTTTTAGTACTCGGAACTATTTCGATAATTATCGGTGTCTTCCTCGCAATTGGTCAGTGGGATATGAAACGACTGCTTGCTTACCACAGCATCAGTCAGATTGGTTATATTTTACTTGGAATGGGAATCGCAACGCCGCTTGGAATTCTTGGCGCAGTATTTCATCTATTTAATCATGCAATATTCAAATCACTTTTATTTTATAATGCTGGTTCTGTTGAGATGGCGCTTGGAACACGTGATTTAAGGAAGATGGGAAATCTGATGAAGATTTTACCGACAACATCACAAACTTCTCTGATTGCATCGCTTTCGATTTCCGGAATACCGCCGTTCAACGGATTCTTCAGCAAGTTAATTATAATAATTGCTGCATTACAGGCTGGTCTGCCATGGTATGCGATCTTCGCAATAGTTGGAAGCTTGTTAACGCTTGCTTCATTTATGAAAGTTCAGAGATATGGATTCAAGGGAGATACAGTAGTTGAAGCAGTAGAAAATAAAATAGGATGGCGAATGAACTCTGCAATGATAACGCTCGCAGTTCTATGTATCGTTACAAGTTTGATGATCGTTCCCGGAATTAAAGAAGTAACACTTGATCCGGTTGTTAAAGTAATTACGGATAAAACAGAATACATTCAGCTTGTTCTTGGAGGTATGCATGGAAATTAA
- a CDS encoding Na+/H+ antiporter subunit G — protein MTDTIGIVLIAIGIIFDFLGVLGLVRLPDVYNRLQAATKCVTFGSMGILLGVIVMQGFTSFGFKALIGIIFIVLAAPTAAHAVSRAAHRSKIPLAKISVVDKYEEDKELKDETLKEEVEV, from the coding sequence ATGACTGATACCATTGGAATTGTTTTAATAGCAATCGGGATAATATTTGATTTTTTAGGAGTTCTTGGTTTAGTTCGTCTTCCGGATGTTTACAACAGACTTCAGGCGGCAACAAAGTGTGTTACATTCGGCTCGATGGGGATTTTGCTTGGCGTAATCGTAATGCAGGGATTTACAAGCTTTGGATTCAAAGCTTTAATTGGAATTATCTTCATTGTTCTTGCTGCACCAACAGCAGCACATGCAGTATCAAGAGCAGCTCATCGAAGTAAAATACCATTAGCAAAAATATCTGTTGTTGATAAATATGAAGAAGACAAAGAATTGAAAGATGAAACTTTAAAAGAAGAAGTGGAAGTCTAA
- a CDS encoding hydrogenase maturation protease yields the protein MNFTHLTDDLSNYNKEGILFVGLGNEYRGDDGAGIEFVERLKSKKEFQKSQFIIAGRNPENHLETILNHKPQVVVFVDAAHSNNEPGGVKYFTEEEIEQTDFSTHAFSINIVKNYLLKNQKMDFIFIGIQPLSTSLNEGISQTVKSKLDEFFNVQV from the coding sequence ATGAATTTTACGCATTTAACAGATGATCTTTCGAACTACAATAAAGAGGGAATTCTATTTGTAGGATTAGGTAACGAATATCGCGGTGATGATGGTGCGGGAATAGAATTCGTAGAGAGGCTTAAATCAAAAAAAGAATTTCAGAAATCTCAATTCATCATAGCAGGAAGAAATCCTGAGAATCATTTAGAAACAATTCTTAATCACAAACCTCAGGTTGTCGTGTTTGTCGATGCGGCACATTCCAATAATGAACCCGGAGGCGTAAAATATTTTACCGAAGAAGAAATTGAACAAACGGATTTCAGTACACACGCATTTTCAATCAATATCGTAAAAAATTATTTATTAAAAAATCAGAAAATGGATTTTATCTTCATTGGAATTCAACCTCTTTCGACAAGCTTGAATGAAGGAATATCGCAAACTGTTAAATCAAAACTCGACGAGTTCTTCAATGTTCAGGTTTGA
- a CDS encoding Na+/H+ antiporter subunit E, translated as MEIKTKSRIIVFVFALLVWFALTDIKDYQEALIGIGISLLITFLAGHFLVTTAKSQHPVKRFLHFLLYIPKFFWEMIKANLEVAYLVIHPLLPIKPGIVKIKTKLKKDSAITVLANSITLTPGTMTVDVNKEKGELYIHWIKVKAQDTEAATKEISEKFEKSLMEVFE; from the coding sequence ATGGAAATTAAAACTAAAAGCAGAATAATAGTATTTGTATTTGCTTTGCTTGTCTGGTTTGCCTTAACTGATATAAAAGATTATCAGGAAGCACTGATAGGTATTGGCATTTCACTCTTGATTACTTTTTTAGCGGGACATTTTTTAGTAACGACTGCAAAAAGCCAGCATCCGGTAAAGAGGTTTCTGCATTTTCTTCTATACATTCCTAAGTTTTTCTGGGAAATGATTAAGGCGAATCTTGAAGTTGCATATCTTGTTATTCACCCATTGCTGCCTATAAAGCCGGGAATTGTTAAAATTAAAACAAAGTTGAAAAAAGATTCTGCGATCACAGTCCTTGCTAATTCAATAACACTAACACCGGGAACAATGACAGTTGATGTTAATAAGGAAAAAGGTGAACTATACATTCATTGGATTAAAGTAAAAGCACAGGACACTGAAGCTGCCACGAAAGAAATATCAGAAAAATTTGAGAAAAGCCTTATGGAGGTATTTGAATGA
- a CDS encoding sulfite exporter TauE/SafE family protein, with translation MEQSSLALILTATSIGFIHTILGPDHYIPFIAMSKAGNWSKKKTIWITTIAGIGHVLSSVVLGIIGIALGIALSSLEFIESFRGDLAGWLLITFGLLYFAWGIRHIYKSRHHSHAHFHEDGTFHTHSHNHSENHAHVHDSKKVNSITPWIIFTIFLFGPCEPLIPLLMFPAMNHSVLTLAFVTVTFSIATIGTMLLVVTGSLYGLKIFSFEGAAKYSHAVAGGLILLCGISIKFLGL, from the coding sequence ATGGAACAGTCATCTCTCGCATTGATTTTAACTGCAACTTCCATCGGTTTCATTCATACTATACTTGGTCCCGACCATTACATACCTTTTATTGCGATGTCAAAAGCTGGTAACTGGAGTAAGAAAAAAACTATTTGGATTACCACAATTGCGGGAATCGGGCATGTACTTAGTTCTGTAGTTCTTGGGATAATTGGTATTGCTTTGGGAATAGCTCTCAGCAGTCTTGAGTTTATTGAGTCATTCCGTGGTGACCTTGCAGGCTGGCTTCTTATTACTTTTGGATTATTGTATTTCGCGTGGGGAATCCGGCATATTTATAAAAGCAGACATCACTCGCATGCACACTTTCACGAAGACGGAACATTTCATACGCACAGCCACAATCATTCAGAAAACCATGCTCACGTTCATGACAGTAAAAAAGTAAACTCAATTACTCCGTGGATTATATTTACAATATTTTTATTCGGTCCTTGCGAGCCGCTTATTCCGTTGCTGATGTTTCCGGCAATGAACCATAGTGTGTTAACTTTGGCTTTTGTAACCGTGACATTTTCAATTGCAACAATAGGGACAATGCTTTTGGTCGTAACCGGCAGCTTATACGGATTAAAGATTTTTTCATTTGAGGGTGCCGCAAAATATTCTCACGCAGTTGCAGGCGGATTGATTTTATTGTGTGGAATATCGATTAAGTTTTTAGGGTTGTAA
- the hypE gene encoding hydrogenase expression/formation protein HypE, with amino-acid sequence MNMDCPIPENEFEKILLAHGSGGSLTGKLIQDIFIKSFNNDLLAKEHDGAVFNIDGKKLAFTTDSFVVNPIFFPGGNIGELAVYGTVNDLAMCGAKPLYLSASFIIEEGFEMETLQQIVASMKTAADKCNVQIITGDTKVVEKGKGDKIFINTSGIGIVPDEVDLSPSNVKEGDKIILSGTIADHGIAVLSARENLAFQSEIKSDTAPLNDLVEVMLKVSKNIHVLRDPTRGGLAASLNEIASKAAAGIIIHQDKIKLKNEVKAACELLGLDPLYIANEGKLICFVTPDDAEKLLIEMRKNSLAKNSEIIGEVVNEYKGKVVLKTLIGTKRILDLHTVEQLPRIC; translated from the coding sequence ATGAATATGGATTGCCCAATACCAGAAAATGAATTTGAAAAAATATTGCTTGCACATGGAAGCGGCGGTTCTCTTACAGGCAAATTGATTCAGGATATATTTATTAAATCATTTAATAATGATTTACTTGCAAAAGAGCACGATGGTGCTGTATTTAATATTGATGGAAAGAAGTTAGCGTTTACAACTGACTCATTTGTTGTTAATCCGATTTTCTTTCCTGGCGGAAATATCGGTGAATTAGCAGTTTACGGAACAGTTAATGATCTTGCTATGTGCGGGGCAAAGCCACTTTACCTTTCTGCATCATTTATTATTGAAGAAGGATTTGAGATGGAAACGCTGCAGCAAATTGTTGCCTCAATGAAAACTGCTGCGGATAAATGCAATGTTCAGATCATAACCGGGGATACAAAGGTTGTTGAAAAAGGAAAAGGTGATAAAATTTTTATTAATACATCGGGAATTGGAATTGTTCCTGATGAAGTAGATCTCTCACCGTCAAATGTTAAAGAAGGAGATAAAATTATTTTAAGCGGTACGATTGCTGATCACGGTATTGCAGTTCTATCTGCAAGAGAAAATCTTGCATTCCAATCTGAAATTAAAAGCGATACTGCACCCCTCAATGATCTTGTTGAAGTTATGCTCAAAGTTTCAAAAAATATTCATGTTCTGCGTGATCCGACCAGGGGCGGACTCGCCGCTTCTTTAAATGAAATTGCTTCCAAAGCTGCTGCCGGAATTATAATCCATCAGGATAAGATTAAGCTTAAAAACGAAGTTAAAGCTGCCTGCGAATTATTAGGACTCGATCCGCTTTACATTGCCAATGAGGGAAAGTTGATCTGCTTTGTTACACCTGACGATGCTGAAAAACTTTTAATTGAAATGAGAAAAAATTCACTGGCAAAGAATTCCGAGATTATTGGTGAGGTGGTGAATGAATATAAAGGCAAAGTGGTTTTAAAAACTTTAATAGGAACGAAAAGAATTTTAGATCTTCACACTGTCGAGCAACTGCCAAGGATTTGCTGA
- a CDS encoding multiple resistance and pH regulation protein F: MKILKWTLGLIIFAAFFYFNFFIYEGDLMLKFINVILFSSLLVLIRVIIGPTAADRIVAVDILGVLIIGLTALLSLYYDESFFIDVGLIWALLSLIATLAFSKILEGRQLDD; encoded by the coding sequence ATGAAAATTCTGAAATGGACACTTGGACTAATCATCTTCGCTGCTTTCTTTTATTTTAATTTCTTCATTTACGAAGGCGACTTAATGCTAAAGTTTATAAATGTAATCCTGTTCAGTTCATTATTGGTTTTGATACGCGTAATAATTGGACCAACGGCAGCTGACAGGATTGTGGCTGTGGATATACTCGGCGTTTTAATTATCGGACTAACGGCTCTTCTAAGCTTATACTATGATGAATCTTTTTTTATTGATGTGGGACTTATTTGGGCTTTGCTTAGTCTTATTGCAACACTTGCCTTTTCAAAAATTCTTGAAGGGAGGCAGTTAGATGACTGA
- a CDS encoding HypC/HybG/HupF family hydrogenase formation chaperone — protein MCLAIPGKVQKIIDEKSSPKMAEVNFDGVIKHVCVDFIPDIKVGEYVMVHVGFALNKVDEKEALNQLKAISTAEDIIRKKMK, from the coding sequence ATGTGTCTGGCAATACCCGGCAAAGTTCAAAAAATAATTGACGAGAAATCTTCTCCAAAAATGGCTGAGGTTAATTTCGATGGAGTTATAAAGCATGTTTGTGTTGATTTCATTCCTGATATAAAAGTTGGTGAATACGTCATGGTTCATGTCGGCTTTGCATTAAACAAAGTCGATGAGAAAGAGGCATTAAATCAGCTGAAAGCAATTTCAACAGCAGAAGATATAATCAGAAAGAAGATGAAATGA
- the hypD gene encoding hydrogenase formation protein HypD: MKFLDEYRDAEKVKILVDQIQSLNIPPINIMEVCGSQTHTILKYNLEELLPANINLIHGPGCPVCVTPIGMIDKAISLAQKKDVIFTSYGDMLRIPGSKNSLMKVKASGADVRMIYSPLDAIRLAKENPDKKIIFFAIGFETTAPANAASILTAKKTKLTNFFVLSSQVLIPPAVQSLLDSDLIKLNALLAPGHVCTVTGTKWCGEISNHYKIPITVTGFEPVDILEGILISAKQILSNEHDTVNQYKRVVTKDGNLKAQETIYSVFEICHRNWRGLGEIKNSGLRIRNEFSHFDAEKNFEINSVTTNEDERCIAGEILQGLKKPNDCKLFSKDCTPTKPVGAPMVSSEGACAAYFNYRKVNELV; this comes from the coding sequence ATGAAATTTCTTGATGAATATCGTGATGCTGAAAAAGTAAAAATACTTGTCGATCAGATTCAATCGCTCAATATTCCGCCTATCAATATTATGGAAGTGTGCGGAAGCCAGACTCATACTATACTAAAATATAATCTTGAAGAACTTCTGCCTGCTAATATAAATCTTATTCACGGTCCCGGCTGTCCCGTATGTGTTACTCCAATTGGTATGATTGATAAAGCAATTTCACTTGCGCAAAAGAAAGATGTAATTTTCACTTCTTATGGTGATATGCTTCGAATTCCCGGAAGTAAAAACAGTTTGATGAAAGTAAAAGCATCCGGTGCCGATGTAAGGATGATTTATTCACCTCTCGATGCAATAAGATTAGCGAAAGAAAATCCTGATAAAAAAATTATTTTCTTCGCAATAGGTTTTGAAACAACAGCACCTGCAAATGCGGCTTCAATTTTAACTGCAAAGAAAACAAAACTGACTAACTTTTTTGTGCTTAGTTCTCAAGTACTGATTCCACCTGCTGTTCAGTCACTTCTTGATTCTGATCTGATAAAATTAAACGCTTTGCTTGCACCGGGACATGTTTGTACAGTCACAGGCACCAAATGGTGCGGTGAAATTTCAAATCATTATAAAATACCAATTACTGTAACAGGTTTTGAACCGGTAGATATTCTGGAGGGTATTCTTATATCAGCAAAACAAATTTTATCGAATGAACACGACACAGTTAACCAATATAAAAGAGTTGTAACTAAGGATGGAAATCTTAAAGCACAGGAAACGATTTACAGTGTTTTTGAAATCTGTCATAGAAACTGGAGAGGACTTGGTGAAATAAAAAACAGCGGATTGAGAATAAGAAATGAGTTCAGTCACTTTGATGCTGAAAAAAATTTTGAGATTAATTCAGTTACTACCAATGAAGATGAAAGATGTATTGCTGGTGAAATTCTTCAGGGATTGAAAAAGCCAAATGATTGTAAGTTGTTTAGTAAAGATTGCACACCAACAAAACCTGTTGGCGCACCAATGGTATCGTCTGAAGGTGCTTGTGCTGCTTACTTTAATTACCGAAAAGTTAATGAATTAGTATAA
- a CDS encoding HAMP domain-containing histidine kinase → MFRFDLRTSGSVKLPFHTVASLKERLAWLTNIRWIAIISLIFCVPVADEMFGFRIGFVEITSIAVTLIIINILFFFIARYFPFKNEYQELAFLELQILVDLFFISFIIHYSGGIGNPFYFLYLVQVILSGIIFPGKFLPYFNAIIAALLLTVWTVLEHLFMVDRYLLRTEPASLALIITSLIAFYITNFAVVYIINYFMNGYRALKRIIDEKNVQLEKAIKDRSRTFRFAAHELKSPMIAIQSTLDVVKTLFADDLRKEVRDMVFKAERRSSQVIDMIKEMITVTQYNLGMEKPVFENVDFDEWLNGIVNHHKPYADKKNIFLEYYHLPVQFNIRIDVNGFEKVVSNLVSNALRYTLSGGKVVVETFIGDFTYGFLVKDTGIGIPKEDIEKIFEEFYRSKNARETEQIGTGLGLNLVKEIVEHYSGNISVLSQLGKGSEFKVEFPIQEEVNHLNRNESQNQITALQP, encoded by the coding sequence ATGTTCAGGTTTGATCTCAGAACATCCGGAAGTGTAAAGCTGCCTTTCCATACAGTAGCTTCCTTGAAAGAAAGATTAGCATGGCTTACAAATATTCGGTGGATTGCAATTATTTCCCTGATTTTTTGCGTTCCTGTTGCCGACGAAATGTTTGGTTTCAGAATCGGTTTCGTTGAAATAACCAGCATAGCTGTTACCCTTATTATCATTAACATTTTGTTTTTCTTTATTGCAAGATATTTTCCCTTTAAAAATGAATACCAGGAACTTGCGTTTCTTGAACTTCAGATACTAGTTGATTTGTTCTTCATTTCATTCATAATTCATTATTCGGGTGGAATAGGAAATCCATTCTACTTTCTGTATCTCGTGCAGGTAATACTTTCGGGTATTATATTTCCCGGAAAATTTCTTCCATATTTCAATGCGATTATTGCTGCTCTGCTTTTGACTGTATGGACAGTTCTCGAACATCTTTTTATGGTTGACAGATATTTACTTAGGACTGAACCGGCATCATTAGCTTTGATAATAACTTCACTCATTGCATTTTACATTACAAACTTTGCCGTTGTTTATATCATTAATTACTTTATGAATGGTTACAGGGCACTAAAACGAATTATTGACGAAAAAAATGTTCAGCTTGAAAAAGCTATTAAAGACAGAAGCAGAACATTCCGGTTTGCTGCACACGAATTAAAGTCGCCGATGATTGCAATTCAAAGTACGCTTGATGTTGTAAAAACTTTATTTGCTGATGATCTGAGAAAAGAAGTAAGAGACATGGTATTCAAAGCGGAACGGAGATCCTCACAGGTTATTGATATGATAAAGGAAATGATAACTGTTACTCAATACAACCTTGGAATGGAAAAACCTGTATTTGAAAATGTTGATTTTGATGAATGGTTGAATGGAATCGTGAATCATCACAAACCCTATGCTGATAAAAAGAATATTTTTCTGGAATATTATCATCTGCCGGTTCAATTTAATATCAGGATAGATGTTAATGGATTTGAAAAAGTAGTCAGCAATCTTGTAAGTAATGCGCTGAGATACACTCTTTCAGGTGGGAAAGTAGTTGTTGAAACTTTTATTGGTGATTTTACTTACGGATTTCTTGTTAAGGATACAGGTATTGGAATTCCAAAGGAGGATATTGAAAAAATATTTGAGGAATTTTACAGAAGTAAAAATGCCAGAGAAACTGAACAAATCGGAACAGGACTCGGGTTAAATCTTGTAAAAGAAATTGTTGAACACTACAGCGGTAATATCTCAGTTTTAAGTCAGCTTGGAAAGGGAAGTGAGTTCAAAGTTGAGTTCCCGATTCAAGAAGAAGTAAACCATTTAAATAGGAATGAATCTCAGAATCAAATAACAGCATTACAACCCTAA